GGGAGAGGTCGCGGTGACCACCACGTCCGCAACGGGTTGCTTGTTGCTGGCATCCACCACCGTGCCGGTCAGCACGGATGTGTTTTGCTGTGCCTCGGCGCGCGGCATCCACAGGCACGCGCCCAGCAGCAGCGTCGCCACGAGGACACGCGCCTGTTTGGACTCGAGATGAAGGTTCAAAGAACTGGCCTCTCCGTGCGGCGCCAGCGCGCCCCATGCCCACTGGTGCCGCGGTGCGTCGTCACCTAACGGGAAATCCAGACAAAAACAAGAGAGGGCCGGCAGATCCCACCCCATTGCCCGGCTTCCCGGCCACGTGACATGAAGCGAGGCAATGTCCTTCCTGCATCAGGCCTTGATCTTCCTGACCGCCGCGGTCGTGTCCGTCCCTCTCTTCAAGCGGCTCGGATTGGGCTCGGTGCTGGGCTACCTGGCGGCGGGACTCGTCATCGGCCCCTGGGGCATCAAGCTCGTCTCCGACGTGGAGAGCATTCTCCATTTCTCGGAGCTGGGCGTGGTGCTGTTGCTCTTTCTCATCGGATTGGAATTGCGGCCCGCGCGCCTGTGGGAGTTGCGCCGCTCGGTGTTTGGCCTGGGCGGAGCGCAGGTGGTGGGCACGGGCGCGCTGCTCGCGGCGGTGGGCTGGGGGCTCGGGCTGCCCGTGCCCACCGCGCTCATCGCCGGGCTCGGGCTGAGCCTGTCCTCCACCGCCTTCGCCCTGCAATTGCTGGCGGAGAAGAACGAGCTGACCACGGACCACGGTCAGGCCGCCTTCGGCATCCTGCTGTTCCAGGACCTGGCCGTCATCCCCCTGCTGGCGCTCTTGCCCTTCCTCGGCGAGTCTCCTCAACCCCAGCCCCAGGGCGCCTCCGGGTGGCTGCAGGCCGTGAAGGTGGTGGGCGTGCTGGCCGCGGTCATCATCGGGGGCCGCTACGTGCTGCGGCCCGTGCTGCGCCGCGTGGCCGCCACCCACACCCAGGAGCTCTTCACCGCCACGGCGCTGCTCGTGGTGGTGGGCACCGCGCTCCTGGTGAAACAGGTGGGACTGTCCATGGCGCTCGGCGCCTTCCTCGCGGGTGTGCTGCTCGCCGACTCGGAGTTCCGCCACGAGCTGGAAGCGGACATCGAGCCCTTCAAGGGCCTGCTGCTCGGGCTCTTCTTCATCGCCGTGGGCATGTCGGTGAACCTGGGGCTGCTGGTGCGCTCGCCCCTGCTCGTGGTGGGGCTGGTGCTCGGACTGGTGCTGCTCAAGGCCCTGGTGCTCTTCGTGCTGGGCCGGCGCGTCTTCCACGCCACCGCGCCCGCGCTGAGCCTGGCCATCTGCATCTCCCAGGGCGGCGAGTTCGCCTTCGTGCTGTTCAGCCTCGCGGTGGGCTTCCAGGTGATGGAGCGCGAGCTGGCGGAGCTGCTCGTGGTGGTGGTGAGTCTGTCCATGGCCGTCACCCCCGTGCTGCTCATGCTCTACGACAAGGGCCTGCGCCCCCGTCTGCGCCGCGCGAACACGCGTGCCTTCGACGTGTCACCCGAGGAGGACCAGCCCGTCATCATCGCGGGGCTCGGACGCGTGGGGCAGGTGGTGGCGCGCGTGCTGCGTGCCCGGCGCATCGGCTTCACCGCCCTGGACATCGACGCCGAGCACATCGACTTCCTCAAGAAGTTCGGCAACACCTATGTCCACTATGGAGACGCCTCGCGGTTGGATCTGCTCCGGGCCGCGCGCGCACACAAGGCACGCGTCTTCGTGCTGGCCATCGATGACGTGGAGGCCTCGGTGCGCACGGCGGAGACGGTGCGCCAGCACTTCCCCCACCTCACCCTCTTCGCGCGCGCCCGCAACCGCCAGCATGCCTACCGGCTGCTCGGCGCGGGCGTCACCCACATCATGCGCGAGACCTTCGCGGGCAGTCTCGAGCTGACGGAGGACGTGCTCCAGGCGCTCGGGCTGTCCTTCTCCCAGAGCAAGGACACCGTGGAGCGCTTCCGCGCGCACGACGAGGAGCTGTTGCGCTCGACGTACGAGCACCAGGGCGACGACAAGAAGGTCGCCGCCATGGCGGCCCAGGCGCGCAAGGAGCTGGAGCAGCTCTTCGCCAAGGACGAGCAGGAAAAGCCCGTCTGAAGCGGGCTCAGTCCTTGGGTGGGGTGTTCATCGCCGCCTGGAAGGCCTCGCGGTCGAGCGCCCCCTCCCAGCGCGACACCACCACCGTCGCCACGGCGTTGCCGATGAAGTTCGTCAGGGAGCGGCACTCGGACATGAAGCGGTCCACGCCGAGGATGAGCGTCATGCCCGCCACGGGGACGTCGGGCACCACGGACAGCGTCGCCGCGAGCGTGATGAAGCCCGCGCCGGTGACGCCCGCCGCGCCCTTGGAGCTGAGCATCGCCACCAGCAGGAGCAGCACCTGCTGCCCCAGGGTCAGGTGCGTGTTGGTCGCCTGGGCGATGAACAGCGCCGCCAGCGTCATGTAGATGTTCGTCCCGTCGAGGTTGAAGGAGTAGCCCGTGGGCACCACCAGACCCACGACGGGCTTGGCGCACCCCGCGCGCTCCATCTTGTCGATGAGGTTGGGCAGGGCGGACTCGGACGAGCTGGTGCCGAGCACCAGGAGCAGCTCCGCCTTGAGGTAGCGGATGAGCTTCAGGATGGAGAAGCCATTGAGGAACGCCACCAGCCCCAGCACCCCGAGCACGAAGACGAGCGAGGTGATGTAGAAGGTGAGCACCAGCTTCGCCAGGTTGTAGATGGAGGCAATCCCATACTTGCCGATGGTGAAGGCGAACGCGCCGAAGGCCCCCACGGGCGCCGCCTTCATGAGGATGCTCACCAGCCGGAAGAACACGCTGCTCAGCGATTGGAGCAACTCCAGCACCAGCCGACCCCGCTCCCCCACCATCGCCAGGGACACACCGAACAGGATGGCGACGAACAACACCTGGAGGATCTCCCCCTCGGCGAAGGCGCTCACCACCGTCTTGGGGATGATGTTGAGCAGGAAGGCGGTGACACTCTGCTCATGGGCCTTGGCGGTGTAGGTGGATACCTGGCCCACGTTGAGCGAGGCCGGATCGATGTTCATCCCCGCGCCCGGCTGCACCACGTGGGCGATGACCATGCCCACCACCAGCGCGAGCGTGGAGAAGACGAGGAAGTACGCGAACGCCTTGAGGGCGATGCGGCCCACCTTGCTCAAGTCCTTCGTGCCCGCGATGCCCGTGGTCACCGTGAGGAAGATGATGGGGGAGATGACCATCTTCACGAGGTTGATGAAGCCATCCCCCAGCGGCTTCAGGGACGCGCCGAGCGCCGGGTAGAAGTGGCCGAGCAGCGCCCCAACGGTGATGGCCACCAGGACCTGGACATACAAGTGCTGGTGGAGCTTCCGGGGAGCGGCGTCCTTCTTGATGTCCTGAACATCCATGGTGCGTGAACCCCCTTGGGGGGACCGAGACGAAGGCGCGCAGCCTAGGGTCCGTGTTCCGCGCCCGCCACCAGACAGACGGGTTTCGGAGTTGCTTGGAGCACGGAGTGCATGACGCGCAACGTCAGCACGCCCCCCGCCTCAATCCGGGCTGGGCAGGGACGCGCGCCTTGGCGAGGCTGGGCGCGTGGACACCTCCCTGCCCGACCCCGAGCACCTCGAGCGCCTGCTCTCCGCCGCGAGCACCCTGCCCGCCCTCGCTCCCCATGCCGCCCGCCTGGAGCGGCTGCGCCAGGACTACGCGCGCGGCCTCGAGCGGCGCGACGCCCCCCTCACCGTGGCCCTGGTGGGCGCCACCGGCGCGGGCAAGTCCACCCTGCTCAACGCCCTGGCCGGACAGGCCCTCGCCCGCGAGGGAGAGGACCGGCCCACGAGCACCGCCGCCACCGTGTTCGCCCCCGAGTCGCGCGCCCTGGAGGAGCTCGCCGGGGTGGGCGCGCGGGTGGTGCGCTACACCCCGGGCCCGCGCGGGTTGTGGAGCGGCCAGGTGTTCATCGACACGCCGGACCTCAACAGCGTGGCCACCGTGCACCGCGAGGTGGCGCGCGCCGCCCTGGAGCGCGCGGACGTGGCGCTGGTGGTGATGCACCGGGGCAGCGTGGCCGAGGCCACCCAGGCCGAGTTCCTCGCGGAGTTCGCCCGGCGCCGCGCGCTCGTGTTCCTCGTCAACTTCGCGGACGAGCTGTCGGCCGAGTCGCGCGAGGCCCTCAAGTCCCAGGCGCGCCGGCTCGCCGTGGAGCGCTACGGCATGGAGGCCGAGGCCGTGCCCGTCTTCGCCATCAGCGGCCGTGCCGCGCAGCGGGGGGAGGATCCATCCGGCGAGTTCGGCGCCCTGCTCTTCCACCTCCAGTCGCTCGCCACGCGGGCGGTGGCCGAGCGGGTGCGGCGCACCAACGCCGAGGGCGCCCTGGCGGAGCTCACCTCACGGGTGGAGGGCGCGCTGAAGGAAACGGAGGACACGCTCGCGAAGGCACGCGCGGCGTTGCAGGAGGGGCTCGGCCGGGCCGCCACGGGGTTGAAGGAGGACTTCGGCGCGCGGCTGCTGCTCGCGCAAGGGCACCTCGCCACGGAGGTGCGCGGGCAGGCGGCGGGACGATTCTGGGGCCCGGCGGCCTGGGGCATGCGGCTGTCGTCCGTGGGCGTGGGGGGCCTCGGCGCGGCGACGCTGGTGGCGCGGCGCAACCTGCCCGTGGGCCTGGCGGTGGCGGCCACCTCCACCGTGCTGGACGCGGTCCGGGAGCGCACGCGCGCGCGCGCGGCGGAGACGGCGGTGGTGGAGCCCTTCGAGGACGACTTCGCCGTGGAGGCCGCCGCCCGCGCCGCGCTGACCCAGGCCCGTGCCCTCGCGCACGCGGGCGGCCTGCCTCCCGAGTCCCTGGGCCTGCCCGACGTGGAGACGCTGCTCGCGGAGCTGAAGTCCGCGCGCGCGAGCGCCTGGCGCTACACCGTCACCACCGCGGTGGCCGAGGCGGTGGCCGGCTGGTGGCGCACCGCGCGCTGGTTGGTGTTGCCGCTCATCAACCTGCCCCTGCTCGCGCTGCTCGGCCATGTGGGCTACCGCGTGGTGCGCGCTTATGTCGAGGGCCCCCTGCTGGGCGTGGACTACTTCCTCAACGCGGGGGCCCTGCTCGCGCTGCTGGCGGGAGCCGGCGCGCTCTTGTCCTCGGCGAGCCTGGCGGGCACCACCCGCGCCGTGCGCCGCGCGGGCCTGGAGCGCTTCAGCGTGCTGCTGGAGGCGCTGGGCGTCCGGCTCGGCGAGGCCGTCCAGGACAGCCTGCGCCCCGGACGCGAGGCCGCCCGGGCCCTGCTCCAGAGACGCTGACTGCTCGACACCCACCCTGCACCCCGGTCCCCGTGGGCAGGGCGCTCGCCCGTGAGCACCCTGGTGGCCGATGACACCGGCCCCCTCGACGATCCCCTCGTCCGTCCAACCCGGGCTGCGCCTCCAGCACTACGAGCTCATCCGCGAGCTGAGCGGCCGCGGCATGGGCCAGAGCTTCCTCGCGCGCGATACACGGCTGGGGCGCCGCGTGACCCTCAAGCTGCTGCCCACCCGGGACGACGACCTCACCCAACGCGTCCTCACCCAGGCCCGCGCCACCGCGCGCTGCGCCCACGAGAACATCGCCACCGTCCACGAGGCCGGCCAGTACGAGGACGGCCCCTTCCTGGTGTTGGAGCACCTCCAGGGCCAGTCCCTGCGGGAGCACACCCAGGAGCAACGGCTGCCCTCGGTGCGCGCCGTCGAGCTGATGGTGCCGGTGATCAGGGCCCTGGCATGCGCGCACGAGCAGGGCCTCGTCCACCACGCGCTCACACCGGAGAACATCGTCGTCACGGACTCGGGCGGCATCAAGGTGCTCGACTTCGGCATCGCCCGGGTGTTCCAGACGGGCGGACCCTGGGGGGACTCTTCCCAGGAGGCGCTTCCCGGGGGGCTGCTCGATGACGACGGGAAGGATCTCACGTGCCGGGGCACGCTGCCCGGCACCCTCGAGTACCTGTCTCCGGAGCAGTGGGGCCAGGGCGGCCCGGTGGATCACCTCACGGACATCTGGGCCGTGGGCATCATCCTCTTCGAGCTGCTCGCCGGCCAGCACCCCCTGGGCCCGCTCCGGGGTCCGGAGCTGGCGGTGACGGCCCGGCTCGACCTGCGCCTGCCACCGCTGCGCACGCTCGCCCCGGGCCTGCCACGCGAGCTGGCCTCCGCCGTGGATGGCTGTCTGCTCAAGTCCAGGGACCAGCGCTGTCCCGACGCGTCCACCCTGCTGCGCGCCCTGGAGCCCTTCCTCCCCAAGCGCTTCAACTCCGAGCCGCGTCCGGACACGGCCCCCTACGTGGGCCTCGCCCCCTTCCAGGAGACCGACGCGGACCGTTTCTTCGGCCGCACACGGGAGATCGCCACGCTCGTCCACCGGCTCCACTACCAGCCGCTGGTGACCGTGGCGGGCCCCGCCGGCGCGGGAAAGACGTCCCTGGTGCGCGCGGGCCTCATTCCCACCCTCGAGCGCTCGGGCACTCCGTGGGAGACGTTCACCCTCCGCCCGGGCACGGCGCCCCTCGCCGCCCTCGCCCAGGTGGTGGAGCCCCTGGTGGGCTCGTCCCAGTCCATCGAGCAGGACATCCAGGAGCAATTCCAGCGCGTGGAGCGCCTGCGCGCCGAGCCCGGCTACGTGGGCCGCGTGCTGCGCGACAGTGCCCGGCGCCATCCCCGGAAGCTCCTGCTCTTCGTCGATCAATTCGAGGAGCTGTACACGCGGGTACCGGATGCACGTGAGCGCGCGGCCTTCACCGCGTGCCTGGCGGACCTCGCGGACGATGCCACCTCGCCCATCCGCGTGGTGCTCTGCGTGCGCTCGAGCTTCCTGGACCGGGTGCCCGAGGACGAGCGCTTCATGGCGGAGCTCGCCCAGGGCATCTTCTTCCTCGGCACGCCGACGCGGGACGGCCTGAGTGACGCGCTGGTGCGGCCGGCCGAGCTGGCGGGCTACCGCTTCGAGTCGCCCTCGCTGGTGGACGACATGCTGGCGCACCTGGAGACGGCCCCGGGCGCGCTCCCGCTGTTGCAGTTCGCCGCCACCTGGCTGTGGGAGTCCCGGGACACGCGCAACAAGCTGCTGACGCGGGATGCCCACGCGGCGATGGGCGGCATCCCCCACGCGCTCGCGAGCCATGCGGACCGGGTGCTCGCGGGCCTGTCCACCCGGGAGCGGGCGCTGACGCGGACCCTGAGCACGCGCCTGGTGACGCCCGAGCGCACGCGGGCCCTGGTGATGATGCAGGAGCTGTGCGAGCTGACGGACGACGCGGCGGAGCTGCGGCGGCTCATCGAGCACCTGGTGCGCGCGCGGCTGCTCGTGGTGCACAGCGCGGGGGACGAGCCGGACACGGCGGTGGAGCTGGTGCACGAGTCGCTCATCCACGACTGGCCCACGCTCCGGCACTGGTTGAACGAGGGCCAGGAGGACGCGGCGTTCCTGAAGCACCTGGGCCAGGCGGCCCGGCAGTGGCAGGAGGGAGGCCGCGCGCGGCGCCTGTTGTGGCGCGGCGAGTGGGTGGAGGAGGCCCGGCGCTTCCAGCGGCGCTCGCACGGGGCACTGCCAGCGCTCCAGCGCGACTTCCTGGAGGCCGTCTTCACCCAAGAGCAGCGCCGCCTGCGCCTCGAACGGGCGCTGCTCGTGGGGGGCGTGACGTTGCTGGGGCTGGTGATCCTGGCGCTCGCGTTGGTGCTCCTGCGGGAGGCGAGAACGGAGACCGAGTTCCAGGCCGCGGCGACACGGGCGGCCGAGGCGATGGCGCGCGGCGCGGAGACGCTGGCGCGGGACGCGCAAGCCCAGGCCCACGCGGCGGAGAAACGGGCGCTGAGCGATCTCGCCGAGCGCCAGGCCCGGGAGCTGGAGCGGAGCAAGGAGCAGTCCGCCCAGGAGGAAACCCACCGGAGGATGGCGCTCGCCCACGAGGCGCTGCGCCAGGAGCATGAGGAGTGGGTGGCCGCGGTGCGGCGCGAGCGGGCGGCGCTCGAGACCCTCGAGCGGGTGCGCGGTCCTCGCGGCTCGGCGCGTGTGCGCGAGGCACGGCGGGAGGCCGTGCGCGCGGGGAGGAAGCTCGATGCGCTGCTCCAACGGGAGCAGGATTTGCTGGCGCCCCTCGTGCAACGGGGGAAGGGGCGCTGAGGAGGGGGACGCGGACTAGCGCGAGCCGCCCGAGCCGTCGTCGGACGCCTGGGCCTGGGGAGGAATGCGCGAGGAGTCGAAGGCCGACTTGGACACGCGGTCCATGATGGCCTTGGCCCCCGTGGGGATACCGCCCGCGGCCTGCTCGCCGTCACGCGCGGGGGTCTCGGGCGCCAGCGGCTGCTGGGCGCGCGTCGCGTCGTTGGCGGCCATCACCGACAGATCCGACGGCTTGCCACACCCGGGAGCGGCGATGAGGGTGTCGCGCACCGGATCTCCGTAGCCGGCGATGCGCGCGGGCACGGAGGGGTTGTTCCACCCGGGGCTCACGGTGTTGGCCACCTTGAAGTGCAGGTGGGGGCCGCAGGACCAGCCGGTGTTGCCCGAGTAGCCGATGAGCTGCCCCTTGCGCACCGTATCGCCGGGCTTCACCACCACGGCGCTGAAGTGCAGGTACTGGGTCTCCAGGCCACCGGAGTGATCGATAACGACGTAGTTGGCGTACGGCGCCATCTTGGGATCACACGCGCCCTGGGTGCTGTCTCCGCGCGCCATGCGCACCTTGCCATCCTGGGCCGCCACGATGGGCGTGCCGATGGGCATGCGGAAGTCCCAGGCGTAGGTGTCGTTCTGCAGGTGGCTCCCCGTGTCGTGCCCCTGACTCACCGGGAACACGCGACCACAAGCGAAGGGGACACCCACCTCCGGAACCACCGTGTTGCGGGTGGGGGTAACTGCCGGGGCGGAAGCGAGCAGGAAGAGTGTGGAGATGAGCATGGGGGAGCCGCGCGAGAACGGCCTGCTCCCTTTTTACTATTCCGCAACCCCCCTCGTCTCCCTCCCCCCCCGAGCCAGGCAAGGGGGTAGGCAGCCAGGCTTCGTGGCATATGAAGGAGCGGACGGAGGCAGGCCCATGACACGCCAGAACAGTTATGTGGAGTACACGCTGGAGTTGCTCGAACCGCTCGGGCCCGTGCAGGCCCGGGCCATGTTCGGCGGCTGGGGCCTGTACCTGGGTGGGAGGATGTTCGGGCTCATCATCCAGGAACGGCTGTACCTCAAGACGGATGAACTCACGCGCGCCCGCTTCGAGGAGGCCGGGGGCGAGCCCTTCGTCTACGACGCGGGCAAGGGACGCAAGCCCGTGACCATGTCCTACTGGACGCCGCCGCCGGACGCGGCGGACGACGCCCTGGCGCTCCTGCCCTGGGCCCGCCGGGCCGTGGAGGCCTCCCAGCGGGCCCCACCCGTCAAGCGGCGCGCGTCGCGCCCTTCTT
Above is a window of Cystobacter fuscus DNA encoding:
- a CDS encoding protein kinase domain-containing protein codes for the protein MTPAPSTIPSSVQPGLRLQHYELIRELSGRGMGQSFLARDTRLGRRVTLKLLPTRDDDLTQRVLTQARATARCAHENIATVHEAGQYEDGPFLVLEHLQGQSLREHTQEQRLPSVRAVELMVPVIRALACAHEQGLVHHALTPENIVVTDSGGIKVLDFGIARVFQTGGPWGDSSQEALPGGLLDDDGKDLTCRGTLPGTLEYLSPEQWGQGGPVDHLTDIWAVGIILFELLAGQHPLGPLRGPELAVTARLDLRLPPLRTLAPGLPRELASAVDGCLLKSRDQRCPDASTLLRALEPFLPKRFNSEPRPDTAPYVGLAPFQETDADRFFGRTREIATLVHRLHYQPLVTVAGPAGAGKTSLVRAGLIPTLERSGTPWETFTLRPGTAPLAALAQVVEPLVGSSQSIEQDIQEQFQRVERLRAEPGYVGRVLRDSARRHPRKLLLFVDQFEELYTRVPDARERAAFTACLADLADDATSPIRVVLCVRSSFLDRVPEDERFMAELAQGIFFLGTPTRDGLSDALVRPAELAGYRFESPSLVDDMLAHLETAPGALPLLQFAATWLWESRDTRNKLLTRDAHAAMGGIPHALASHADRVLAGLSTRERALTRTLSTRLVTPERTRALVMMQELCELTDDAAELRRLIEHLVRARLLVVHSAGDEPDTAVELVHESLIHDWPTLRHWLNEGQEDAAFLKHLGQAARQWQEGGRARRLLWRGEWVEEARRFQRRSHGALPALQRDFLEAVFTQEQRRLRLERALLVGGVTLLGLVILALALVLLREARTETEFQAAATRAAEAMARGAETLARDAQAQAHAAEKRALSDLAERQARELERSKEQSAQEETHRRMALAHEALRQEHEEWVAAVRRERAALETLERVRGPRGSARVREARREAVRAGRKLDALLQREQDLLAPLVQRGKGR
- a CDS encoding GTPase gives rise to the protein MDTSLPDPEHLERLLSAASTLPALAPHAARLERLRQDYARGLERRDAPLTVALVGATGAGKSTLLNALAGQALAREGEDRPTSTAATVFAPESRALEELAGVGARVVRYTPGPRGLWSGQVFIDTPDLNSVATVHREVARAALERADVALVVMHRGSVAEATQAEFLAEFARRRALVFLVNFADELSAESREALKSQARRLAVERYGMEAEAVPVFAISGRAAQRGEDPSGEFGALLFHLQSLATRAVAERVRRTNAEGALAELTSRVEGALKETEDTLAKARAALQEGLGRAATGLKEDFGARLLLAQGHLATEVRGQAAGRFWGPAAWGMRLSSVGVGGLGAATLVARRNLPVGLAVAATSTVLDAVRERTRARAAETAVVEPFEDDFAVEAAARAALTQARALAHAGGLPPESLGLPDVETLLAELKSARASAWRYTVTTAVAEAVAGWWRTARWLVLPLINLPLLALLGHVGYRVVRAYVEGPLLGVDYFLNAGALLALLAGAGALLSSASLAGTTRAVRRAGLERFSVLLEALGVRLGEAVQDSLRPGREAARALLQRR
- a CDS encoding monovalent cation:proton antiporter-2 (CPA2) family protein, which produces MSFLHQALIFLTAAVVSVPLFKRLGLGSVLGYLAAGLVIGPWGIKLVSDVESILHFSELGVVLLLFLIGLELRPARLWELRRSVFGLGGAQVVGTGALLAAVGWGLGLPVPTALIAGLGLSLSSTAFALQLLAEKNELTTDHGQAAFGILLFQDLAVIPLLALLPFLGESPQPQPQGASGWLQAVKVVGVLAAVIIGGRYVLRPVLRRVAATHTQELFTATALLVVVGTALLVKQVGLSMALGAFLAGVLLADSEFRHELEADIEPFKGLLLGLFFIAVGMSVNLGLLVRSPLLVVGLVLGLVLLKALVLFVLGRRVFHATAPALSLAICISQGGEFAFVLFSLAVGFQVMERELAELLVVVVSLSMAVTPVLLMLYDKGLRPRLRRANTRAFDVSPEEDQPVIIAGLGRVGQVVARVLRARRIGFTALDIDAEHIDFLKKFGNTYVHYGDASRLDLLRAARAHKARVFVLAIDDVEASVRTAETVRQHFPHLTLFARARNRQHAYRLLGAGVTHIMRETFAGSLELTEDVLQALGLSFSQSKDTVERFRAHDEELLRSTYEHQGDDKKVAAMAAQARKELEQLFAKDEQEKPV
- a CDS encoding M23 family metallopeptidase; amino-acid sequence: MFPVSQGHDTGSHLQNDTYAWDFRMPIGTPIVAAQDGKVRMARGDSTQGACDPKMAPYANYVVIDHSGGLETQYLHFSAVVVKPGDTVRKGQLIGYSGNTGWSCGPHLHFKVANTVSPGWNNPSVPARIAGYGDPVRDTLIAAPGCGKPSDLSVMAANDATRAQQPLAPETPARDGEQAAGGIPTGAKAIMDRVSKSAFDSSRIPPQAQASDDGSGGSR
- a CDS encoding TfoX/Sxy family protein, with protein sequence MTRQNSYVEYTLELLEPLGPVQARAMFGGWGLYLGGRMFGLIIQERLYLKTDELTRARFEEAGGEPFVYDAGKGRKPVTMSYWTPPPDAADDALALLPWARRAVEASQRAPPVKRRASRPSSPPRRRASPPPRRTS
- a CDS encoding dicarboxylate/amino acid:cation symporter, which encodes MDVQDIKKDAAPRKLHQHLYVQVLVAITVGALLGHFYPALGASLKPLGDGFINLVKMVISPIIFLTVTTGIAGTKDLSKVGRIALKAFAYFLVFSTLALVVGMVIAHVVQPGAGMNIDPASLNVGQVSTYTAKAHEQSVTAFLLNIIPKTVVSAFAEGEILQVLFVAILFGVSLAMVGERGRLVLELLQSLSSVFFRLVSILMKAAPVGAFGAFAFTIGKYGIASIYNLAKLVLTFYITSLVFVLGVLGLVAFLNGFSILKLIRYLKAELLLVLGTSSSESALPNLIDKMERAGCAKPVVGLVVPTGYSFNLDGTNIYMTLAALFIAQATNTHLTLGQQVLLLLVAMLSSKGAAGVTGAGFITLAATLSVVPDVPVAGMTLILGVDRFMSECRSLTNFIGNAVATVVVSRWEGALDREAFQAAMNTPPKD